The DNA region GGATATGTCAAGGAACACGTAGAAGGCCCCCTGGGGCACGTGGAAGGACACGTGGGGCATCCCATTGAGGAGCTCCACCATCCGGTCCCTCCTGGCCTCGAAGGCCCTACGCATGGACTCCACCGCCTCATCCCCGTCCCTTATGGCCCCCAGGGCGGCCCACTGGGCTATGGAGCTGGCGTTGGACAGCAGGTGCCCCTGGAGGGCGTTAACGTCCCCTATCCACTGGGAGGGGCCCAGAGCGTAGCCTATCCGCCATCCGGTCATTGCGTAGGCCTTGCTGGCCCCGTTGACGATCAGGGTCCTGTCTGCCAGATCCGGGGCCACCTGGAGGATGTTGACGTGCTTTGCCCCCCGGTAGACGAGCCGCTCGTACATCTCGTCAAAGATGATCCACAGGTCCCTCTCCCGGGCCACCTGGGCCAGCATGGAGAGGACATCCTGGTCCCACACTGCACCGGTGGGGTTGCAGGGGGTGTTTATTATCATCCCCTTGGTGTTGGGGGTAAGGGCCCTCATCACCGACTCCCGGGTGGGGACCAGGTTGGTGGACATGGTGTCCACCAGCACCTCCTTGCCCTCCGCGAGCCTTATCTGCTCCACGTAGCTGACCCAGGCAGGGGTGAAGAGAAGCACCTCGTCCCCAGGGTCCACCACCACCTGGATCGCCTCGTAGAGGAGGGGCTTCCCGCCGCTACCCACGGTTATCTGGGAGACCGGGTAGTCCAGTCCCATCCGGTTCCTGTAGTAGTCCCTGATGGCCTCCCTGAGCTCCGGGATCCCAGCAACCGGGGTGTAGTGGGTCTGCTGAGACTTTATGGCCTCCAGGGCGGCGTCGCAGGCCGCCTGGGGGCTCCCGAAGTCGGGCTCCCCGGCGGCGAAGGAGATGACCTTCTTGCCCTCCATCTTGAGGGCCTTTGCCTTGTTGACCAGGCTCAGCGTGGCGGACGGTTGCATCCTCTGTGCCCTCAGGGATCGCTTCATCTTCACATCACTCCTTGGATATGTTGTCCCTGGATCATAAACAAACCCACGGTGACTTAGCAAGCTGGCGGAAAAAGTTAAATATTTAGATGTTATGATCCGGGGGCCTGTGGTAAAATAGCGATACCGAGCAGGATTGGAGGGATTGGGATGGACGTACGCTTTGTGGCCCGCAACGTTGAACTGCAGAATTCCGTCAAAGATCTAATGGAGAAGAAGCTGGGCAAGCTGGAGCGGTTCTTCGATCGCATCCTGGACACCCAGGTGGCCGTTGACTTCAAGAGGGGTATGTACGTCGTTGAGATTACCTCCAACATCAACGGCATGGTCATGAGGGGGGAGGATTACGCGCCGGATCTCCGGAAGGCCTTCGAGAAGTCCCTTAAGAACATAGAGCGCCAGGTGAAGCGCCACAAGGACATGCTGGTTGATCGCCTGCAGCTTAAGACCAAGGACATATCCTTCGAGCTGGAGACCGAGCCATTCGTGGCGGAGGAGGAGAAGCAGGAGGGCGGTGTCAACATAGTCAAGGTCAAGCGGTTCCCCGTGAGGGTCATGACCCCCGAGGAGGCGGCGCTCCAGATGGACCTGCTGGGACACAGCTTCTTCCTCTTCCGGGACGGGGACACGGGGGATCTCAACGTGGTCTACCGCCGCAAGGAGGGGGGCTACGGGGTCCTGAAGCCCGAGTAGCCTCGAAGTCACCCTTTTTGATGTAAGATTGCGGGGAGGGATCCGTTCCCTCCCCTTTGCGTTTGTTAATATAGGCTCGTTTATACCATAAAAGCTTTCATGGGGGAGTTAAAATGGCATCACCAAAGGGTTTCAACGTCCTGGATGGCCTAAATCCGAAGCAGGTGGAGGCGGTCACCTACTGTGATGGCAACCAGCTGATCCTGGCGGGGGCCGGGAGTGGCAAGACCAGGGTGTTGACCAGGAAGATAGCTTACCTAATAAGCCACAAGGGGGTCTCGCCTTCCAAGATCCTGGCGGTGACCTTCACCAACAAGGCGGCGGGGGAGATGCGGCAACGGGTTGAGCGCCTCCTGGGGGGAAGCCTGCACGGCATAAGGATATGCACCTTCCACTCCTACGGGCTCAACTTCCTCAGGCGCAATGAGGAGATAATGCGCCGGATGGGCTACGCCACCCCCCTGGTGGTGATCGATAGGTCCGATCAGAAGCGGCTCTTGAAATTGCTTCTCAAGGAGAACAACGTGGACGAGAGGCGGGTGGATCCCTCCTGGCTCATGGAGGCCTTCTCCGCCGCCAAGGGGGAGGGGAACGGCAGCGCCTACTTCCGGGGGGAGGCCCAGAGGCTCTTCGAGGCCTACGAGGCCAAGATGAGGTCCCAGGGGGCCCTGGACTTCGACGACCTCATCCACCTGCCGCTGAAGATACTCTCCACCCACCGGGAGGCCCTGGAGAGGGAGCTGGACTCCATAGAATGGGTCCTGGTGGACGAGTATCAGGACGTCAACCGCTCTCAGTACATGTTGCTCAAGAGGCTGTCATCCCGGGGGCAACGGACCGTGGTGGTGGGGGATCCGGATCAGGCCATATACGGCTGGAGGGGGGCCGATGTGTCCATGATCCTCAACTTCGACAAGGACTTTCAGGGGGCCAAGGTTACGGTGCTGGAGCAGAACTACAGGTCCACGGGGCACATCCTGGAGGGGGCCAACTGCGTCATAGCCAGGAACTCCGATAGGCCCAAGAAGAACCTATGGACCGCCGCCAGCAGGGGAGAGAAGATCCGGATCCTCAAGGCCAGGAATGACGAGGAGGACTCCCGTTGCCTGGTGGACTGGATACTGGAGCTTCAGGGGGAGGGGTATGCCCTCAAGGACATGGCGATTCTCTACCGGGTGAACGCCTTGAGCCGGCTGTACGAACAGAGGCTGATAGAGGCGGGCATCCCGTACAGGGTCATAAGGGGGTTGGGCTTCTACGATCGCAAGGAGATCAAGGACGTGCTGGCCCTCATGCGGCTGGCCATCCAGCCCCGGGACCTGGTCTCTTTCGAGAGGATGGTGAACGTGCCCCAGAGGGGCATAGGGGCCAAGTCCACGGAGGCCCTATGGGCCTGGATGGGCCAGCTGGAGGCCCAGGACCCGGGGGAGTTCTGGCGGTCCGTCCTGGAGGGAGATGCGCCCCTTAAGGGCCGGGCCCGGGAGGGGATAAGGGCCCTGGCCCGGGGGATGCTTGGAATCCTGTCCCTCCGGGGCAACATAAGGCTGGCGGTGCGCTACATACTGGAGGAATACGGCTACGGGGAGCACCTGGAGAGGGAGGACCAGTCCACCTTCGAGGAGAGGCTTCAGAACGTGGAGGAGCTGATGTCGGTGTTGCCCGAGGGAAGCATAGATGACGTGCTATCCGAGGTGGCCCTGTTCTCCGATGCGGACGTGGCCTCCGGGGACGATCGGGTGAGCCTCCTCACCCTTCACGCCGCCAAGGGGCTTGAGTTCCCGGTGGTGTTCATGGTGGGGCTGGAGGAGGGGATCTTCCCCAACGCCAAGTGCAGGGAGGACAGGTCCCTTCTGGAGGAGGAGAGGCGGCTCTTCTACGTTGGGATGACCAGGGCCCAGGAGAGGCTCTTCCTATCTGGGGCCGCCAGGCGGGTCCTCTTCGGCAGCTTCATGATGAACCCCTTCTCCCGATTCCTATCGGAGATACCCTCCAGCTGCGTGGTGGAGGACGACAGGACCAAGGAGGTATCCGGCGTTGTTTACGGTGGCGCTAACAGGAGACGTTGGAGCTGGTAAGTCCACCCTTTTGTCCATGTTCGCCCGACTGGGGGCCAGGACCGTATCGGCGGACCTGGTGGCCAAGGGGCTCTGGGAGGATCCCCGGGTCCGTGGGGCCTTCGCGGACCGATGGGGGGGCGTGCCAATCAACCCCGACGGTACCCTGGATGTGGGTACGATATCCCGGCGGGTCTTCTCCGACGAGGGGGAGTACAGGTTCCTGTGCGCGGTCCTTCACCCCCTTACCTGGGAGGTGCTTCAGGGGATGGTGGGGCAGGACGGGATATGGGTCCTGGAGGTGCCCCTCCTCTTCGAGTCCGGCGTGCCCCATTGGATCGATGGGACCCTCTTCCTTGGATGCCCTCCCCAGGTGAGGCTCTCCCGGGTTATGGTCAGGGGCTGGGATCAGCGGGAGCTGGAGTCCCGGGAGAGGTGGCTGATGCGGTCGGAGGATAAGCGGCGGATGGCGGACTGGGTGATAGATAACCAGGGGTCCATGGAGGACCTGTGGGGCTCCGCGTTGAGGATCTACCAGGAGATGCGGCTCCTGAACTCTGTGGTGCTGGGCAACGTAACGTTCCCATCCGCCCATGAGGCCCTGGAATTCTCCCGCCGGATGGTGGAGTCGAAGCTTGCGGCTTGCTGCAGGGTGAGGGGGGTGGACAGCGTCTACCGATGGGAGGGGGAGGTCTACTCCGAGCCGGAGGCGGAGTTGGCCTTCAAGACCGTGGAGGGGGCCATCCCCGCCATAAGGGATCTACTCGGGTCTCATCCCTACGACATGCCCGCCCTGTACTTCGAGAGGCCCCACCGTATGGGGATCCAGCTCCGCCGCTGGGTTGTCCAGAGCTGTTCCTCATGAGGCTCATAACCACCCACATAGGGGCCGACTTCGATTCCCTGGCCAGCATGTGGGCCGCCCTGAAGCTCTACGGCGACGGGGCCATGTGCTTCTCCGGCGCCGCATCCAGGAACGTAAGGGATTTCCTCAAGAGGAACCGATGGGCGCTGAACGTGCTGACGCCCAAGCAGGTGGACCCGGGGGCCATACGGAACCTGGTGGTGGTGGATGCCCGGTCCCTGGGCAGGATAGGTCCCTTCGCCCAGGTGGCCTTGGATCCGTCGGTGGAGGTCCACGTGTTCGACCATCATCCCCCGGTGGAGGACGAGATCCCCTCCAGCTTCAGCATCATAGAGAGGGCGGGCTCCACCACCACCATTCTGGCGGAGCGGCTCTTCGAGAGATCGGTGTTGCTGACCCCCTTCGATTGCACCCTTCTGGCCCTGGGCATATACGAGGACACCGGGGCCCTTACCTTTGGGGCCACCACCGAGCGGGAGTACGCGGTGGTGGCGGAGCTTCGTCGGCGGGGGGCGGATCTGGCGTCCATACCCACCTGGATAGAGCTCTCCTTCTCCGCCCTGGACCGGGAGCTGCTTGACCGGATGATAGAGGCCTGCCAGGACAGGTTCATCAAGGGATACCGGGTGGTCTCCTGCGCCATTGAGTTTCCCCGCTACGCGGAGGGGATAAGCCTCTTCGTCCATCGGATCATGGACTTCTTCGACGCGGACGTGGCCATAGCGGTGGTCACCATGGACCGTAGGACCTACGCGGTCATCCGAAGCAGAGAGGGCACTATCGACGCCAGATCCGCCATGGGGGACCTGCCAGCGGGAGGACACCCCCAGGCGGCAGCCGCGGCGGTTCCGAGGCAGGACCCGGAGGAGCTCCTGGGGCGCCTCATGAGGAACGTGGAGGGGATCCTTAGGCCCTCCATGTCGGTGGAGGACGCCATGTCCTCGCCGGTGATGGCGGTCCGGGAGGATCAGACGGTGGAGGAGGCCTACAGGCTGATGATCCGCTACGGGCACTCGGCGCTGCCGGTGGTCCTGGACGGGCATCTCCGGGGGATAATCACCCGGAAGGACCTGGACAAGGCCCAGCTTCACGGCCTTGGGGCCGTGCCGGTGCGGGAGTTCATGACCGAGAACGTCATATCCGTCAGTCCCAGGGCCCCCATATGGGAGGCCCACCGGCTCCTGGTGTCCCACAACGTGGGGCGCCTGCCGGTGGTGGATCGGGATGACCTGGTGGGCATAGTCACCAGGACGGACATGCTGAGGGCCCTCTACCCGTCCACCTCCGCGTCGGTGGGGCAGCCAGGTCCCCAGGTCCCCTGGGAGGAGGACGTATCGGCCCTCCTGGACCGGGTGCCCCAGGAGGTGGCCTCCAAGATAAGGCTGGTGACGGATGTAGGGGAGGGGATGGGGCTCAAGGTCTTCCTGGTGGGCGGCTTCGTCCGGGATCTCCTGCTAGGCAGGCCGAACGAGGACGTGGACATGGTATGCGAGGGTGACGCGGTGCCCCTGCTGGAGCGACTGTCCTCCATGGGGCTTCAGGTGTCGATCCATCGTCGCTACGGGACCGGAACGGTGCGGTTCCCGGACGGAAGGAAGCTGGATCTGGCCACCGCCAGGAGGGAGTTCTACGAGTACCCGGTGGCCCAGCCCAAGGTCCAGATGGACTCGCTGAAGCATGATCTGTACCGGCGGGACTTCTCCGTGAACGCCATGGCGGTATCCCTGAGTCCCCGGTGGGGGATGTTGGTGGACTACTTCGGCGGCCGGGGGG from Thermanaerovibrio acidaminovorans DSM 6589 includes:
- a CDS encoding pyridoxal phosphate-dependent aminotransferase; its protein translation is MKRSLRAQRMQPSATLSLVNKAKALKMEGKKVISFAAGEPDFGSPQAACDAALEAIKSQQTHYTPVAGIPELREAIRDYYRNRMGLDYPVSQITVGSGGKPLLYEAIQVVVDPGDEVLLFTPAWVSYVEQIRLAEGKEVLVDTMSTNLVPTRESVMRALTPNTKGMIINTPCNPTGAVWDQDVLSMLAQVARERDLWIIFDEMYERLVYRGAKHVNILQVAPDLADRTLIVNGASKAYAMTGWRIGYALGPSQWIGDVNALQGHLLSNASSIAQWAALGAIRDGDEAVESMRRAFEARRDRMVELLNGMPHVSFHVPQGAFYVFLDISKSPLPDDQAFSARLLDEKWVAAVPGSSFFAPGYIRLSYSNSMEEIEEGMSRLKDFLSSL
- the hpf gene encoding ribosome hibernation-promoting factor, HPF/YfiA family encodes the protein MDVRFVARNVELQNSVKDLMEKKLGKLERFFDRILDTQVAVDFKRGMYVVEITSNINGMVMRGEDYAPDLRKAFEKSLKNIERQVKRHKDMLVDRLQLKTKDISFELETEPFVAEEEKQEGGVNIVKVKRFPVRVMTPEEAALQMDLLGHSFFLFRDGDTGDLNVVYRRKEGGYGVLKPE
- a CDS encoding ATP-dependent helicase, whose protein sequence is MASPKGFNVLDGLNPKQVEAVTYCDGNQLILAGAGSGKTRVLTRKIAYLISHKGVSPSKILAVTFTNKAAGEMRQRVERLLGGSLHGIRICTFHSYGLNFLRRNEEIMRRMGYATPLVVIDRSDQKRLLKLLLKENNVDERRVDPSWLMEAFSAAKGEGNGSAYFRGEAQRLFEAYEAKMRSQGALDFDDLIHLPLKILSTHREALERELDSIEWVLVDEYQDVNRSQYMLLKRLSSRGQRTVVVGDPDQAIYGWRGADVSMILNFDKDFQGAKVTVLEQNYRSTGHILEGANCVIARNSDRPKKNLWTAASRGEKIRILKARNDEEDSRCLVDWILELQGEGYALKDMAILYRVNALSRLYEQRLIEAGIPYRVIRGLGFYDRKEIKDVLALMRLAIQPRDLVSFERMVNVPQRGIGAKSTEALWAWMGQLEAQDPGEFWRSVLEGDAPLKGRAREGIRALARGMLGILSLRGNIRLAVRYILEEYGYGEHLEREDQSTFEERLQNVEELMSVLPEGSIDDVLSEVALFSDADVASGDDRVSLLTLHAAKGLEFPVVFMVGLEEGIFPNAKCREDRSLLEEERRLFYVGMTRAQERLFLSGAARRVLFGSFMMNPFSRFLSEIPSSCVVEDDRTKEVSGVVYGGANRRRWSW
- the coaE gene encoding dephospho-CoA kinase (Dephospho-CoA kinase (CoaE) performs the final step in coenzyme A biosynthesis.) encodes the protein MALTGDVGAGKSTLLSMFARLGARTVSADLVAKGLWEDPRVRGAFADRWGGVPINPDGTLDVGTISRRVFSDEGEYRFLCAVLHPLTWEVLQGMVGQDGIWVLEVPLLFESGVPHWIDGTLFLGCPPQVRLSRVMVRGWDQRELESRERWLMRSEDKRRMADWVIDNQGSMEDLWGSALRIYQEMRLLNSVVLGNVTFPSAHEALEFSRRMVESKLAACCRVRGVDSVYRWEGEVYSEPEAELAFKTVEGAIPAIRDLLGSHPYDMPALYFERPHRMGIQLRRWVVQSCSS
- a CDS encoding CBS domain-containing protein → MRLITTHIGADFDSLASMWAALKLYGDGAMCFSGAASRNVRDFLKRNRWALNVLTPKQVDPGAIRNLVVVDARSLGRIGPFAQVALDPSVEVHVFDHHPPVEDEIPSSFSIIERAGSTTTILAERLFERSVLLTPFDCTLLALGIYEDTGALTFGATTEREYAVVAELRRRGADLASIPTWIELSFSALDRELLDRMIEACQDRFIKGYRVVSCAIEFPRYAEGISLFVHRIMDFFDADVAIAVVTMDRRTYAVIRSREGTIDARSAMGDLPAGGHPQAAAAAVPRQDPEELLGRLMRNVEGILRPSMSVEDAMSSPVMAVREDQTVEEAYRLMIRYGHSALPVVLDGHLRGIITRKDLDKAQLHGLGAVPVREFMTENVISVSPRAPIWEAHRLLVSHNVGRLPVVDRDDLVGIVTRTDMLRALYPSTSASVGQPGPQVPWEEDVSALLDRVPQEVASKIRLVTDVGEGMGLKVFLVGGFVRDLLLGRPNEDVDMVCEGDAVPLLERLSSMGLQVSIHRRYGTGTVRFPDGRKLDLATARREFYEYPVAQPKVQMDSLKHDLYRRDFSVNAMAVSLSPRWGMLVDYFGGRGDLNRGQLRVLHNLSFVEDPTRILRGVRLEGRLGFRMSQDTERLAASCVKGGMLSLLSGPKLRSELELIFRERNPIWAVDRLCGLGAWDAMFPGVPLSIDGLRALRKLDVFVRRLGRDLPPLGEESWLAFLGALLYFGNPWGGRSAMDRLSLSQKERGVLEAILNGLGTLETAIGGKGDIRWSSLCRALDGVNRVVLFAWAGITSRWRVRRRILLYLTRLCKVSPMLSGRDLIDLGVPKGPAVGAMLSRLRFARLDGEVDTLEDERAWVLKRLGDL